Proteins co-encoded in one Brassica oleracea var. oleracea cultivar TO1000 chromosome C4, BOL, whole genome shotgun sequence genomic window:
- the LOC106340535 gene encoding uncharacterized protein LOC106340535, with the protein MSIKRTSRQDGRFIRAKTIAFWDINACQKPDGLGAGVISESVNQTLMNMNYYGELCLRLYGDTDMDKLVPTNHTFDFCGLPHTTILEQILVDLYGDTLFNRGTPINMLLIVGDLSKDKAIIDAFSLLYVSHQLLRQQYSPLKFSFHLGKKLLTVLLRFVKRRRKRE; encoded by the exons ATGTCTATTAAGAGGACTAGTCGCCAGGACGGTCGATTCATCA GGGCAAAAACAATAGCCTTCTGGGACATCAATGCTTGCCAGAAACCTGATGGCCTCGGTGCAGGAGTTATAAGTGAGAGCGTTAACCAGACCCTTATGAACATGAATTACTATGGTGAATTGTGTTTGAGGCTATATGGCGACACTGATATGGACAAACTCGTTCCTACTAATCATACATTTGACTTCTGTGGCCTGCCTC ACACGACAATATTGGAGCAGATATTAGTGGACTTATACGGTGACACTCTGTTTAATCGTGGTACACCAATTAATATGTTGCTAATTGTTGGAGATTTATCAAAAGACAAAGCCATCATCGACGCTTTCAGTCTTTTGTATGTCAGCCATCAGCTGTTGAGGCAGCAGTATTCTCCTCTGAAGTTCAGCTTCCACCTTGGGAAAAAATTGTTGACAGTGCTTTTGCGATTTGTGAAAAGAAGGAGAAAGAGAGAGTAG
- the LOC106340055 gene encoding beta-fructofuranosidase, insoluble isoenzyme CWINV2: MSASKIVSLLLLLVLINISSNDINGVNAFHKVIKKMQSKSTSLEVVSHLHRTGFHFQPPRHWINDPNGPMVYKGIYHLFYQYNPKGAVWGNIVWAHSVSKDLINWEALEPAIYPSKWFDINGTWSGSATNVPGKGPVILYTGITENHTQIQNYAIPQDLSDPYLKKWIKPDDNPIVRPDHGENGSAFRDPTTAWFNKKDGHWRMLVGSKNKRRGIAYMYKSRDFKKWVKTKRPVHTRKATGMWECPDFFPVSIGKKTGLDTSYDGPNTKHVLKVSLDLTRYEYYTLGTYDTKKDRYKPDGTTPDGWDGLRLDYGNFYASKTFFDDTKNRRILWGWANESDSAVEDTLKGWAGVQLIPRTVLLDSSGKQLVFWPIEEIESLRGKNVQMNNQKIEMGQRFEVQGITPAQVDVDVTFNVGSLDKAETFDASFATKPLDLCNLKGSNVTGGVGPFGLITLATSDLQEYTPVFFRVFKDGTTNKPKVLMCSDAKPSTLKGDTGTDSTEKMYKPSFAGFVDVDLADGKISLRSLIDHSVVESFGAKGKTVITSRVYPTKAVGDNAHLFVFNNGSQPVTVESLNAWNMQKPEKMNQGAK; this comes from the exons ATGAGTGCTTCAAAGATTGTTTCTTTGTTACTATTGCTTGTATTAATCAATATAAGCAGTAATGATATCAATGGCGTCAATGCATTTCACAAAGTTATCAAGAAAATGCAATCTAAATCAACATCGTTAGAGGTAGTGAGCCATCTTCACAGAACCGGCTTTCACTTTCAACCTCCACGCCATTGGATTAACG ATCCAAATG GTCCAATGGTGTACAAGGGAATCTACCATCTTTTCTACCAATACAATCCCAAAGGTGCGGTTTGGGGTAACATTGTGTGGGCTCATTCAGTTTCTAAGGACTTGATCAATTGGGAAGCTCTTGAACCGGCTATTTACCCCTCCAAATGGTTTGATATCAATGGTACATGGTCCGGTTCAGCCACCAACGTACCGGGAAAAGGACCGGTTATCCTCTACACTGGTATCACCGAGAACCATACTCAGATCCAAAATTATGCCATTCCCCAAGACCTTTCCGACCCATACCTCAAGAAATGGATCAAGCCCGACGACAACCCTATCGTAAGACCCGACCATGGCGAGAATGGATCCGCTTTCCGTGACCCGACAACTGCTTGGTTCAACAAAAAAGATGGGCACTGGAGAATGCTTGTGGGCTCAAAGAACAAGCGTAGAGGAATTGCTTATATGTACAAAAGTCGTGACTTCAAGAAATGGGTCAAAACTAAACGTCCCGTACACACTAGAAAAGCAACCGGTATGTGGGAATGTCCCGACTTTTTCCCGGTTTCCATCGGCAAGAAAACCGGTTTAGACACCAGCTATGACGGTCCAAACACCAAGCATGTGTTGAAGGTTAGCTTGGACCTGACCAGGTACGAGTACTACACTCTTGGAACGTATGATACTAAGAAGGATCGTTACAAGCCTGATGGTACCACTCCTGATGGTTGGGATGGTTTGAGACTAGATTATGGTAACTTCTATGCGTCAAAGACATTCTTTGATGACACGAAGAACAGAAGAATCCTCTGGGGTTGGGCTAATGAATCTGATAGTGCTGTGGAAGATACCTTGAAGGGTTGGGCCGGTGTTCAGCTTATCCCAAGAACGGTCTTGCTTGACTCTAGTGGTAAGCAACTCGTGTTTTGGCCTATTGAAGAAATCGAGTCGTTGAGAGGAAAGAATGTTCAAATGAACAACCAGAAAATAGAAATGGGTCAACGCTTTGAGGTCCAAGGGATCACCCCGGCCCAG GTTGATGTGGATGTGACATTCAACGTAGGAAGTCTAGACAAGGCAGAAACATTTGACGCGAGTTTTGCAACAAAACCACTAGATTTATGTAATTTGAAGGGTTCAAATGTGACTGGTGGGGTTGGCCCTTTTGGTCTGATCACCTTGGCTACGTCTGACCTACAAGAATACACTCCCGTCTTCTTCAGAGTCTTCAAAGATGGCACAACCAACAAGCCTAAGGTCCTCATGTGCTCTGATGCCAAGCC TTCAACTCTCAAAGGAGACACGGGCACTGACTCCACGGAGAAGATGTACAAACCCTCGTTTGCTGGTTTTGTCGATGTTGATCTCGCCGACGGAAAGATATCTTTAAGGAGTTTG ATTGATCACTCGGTCGTGGAAAGCTTTGGAGCAAAAGGAAAGACAGTGATAACATCTCGAGTGTATCCTACCAAAGCTGTAGGTGACAACGCTCATTTGTTTGTCTTCAACAATGGGTCACAGCCTGTGACTGTTGAGAGCCTCAACGCATGGAACATGCAGAAGCCCGAGAAAATGAACCAAGGAGCTAAATGA